The following proteins are encoded in a genomic region of Paenibacillus sp. FSL H3-0469:
- a CDS encoding polymer-forming cytoskeletal protein, protein MWNKRQPGASLRATDSLIGHGGTLEGKVHCDTNLRIEGNFSGEILCEGTVTVGEQGTVHSSIEAQEIIIAGKVYGDVTAQRKLILTGTGQLHGNIAAGSLSITEGCLLNGAVAMTEQPAPETAGGLHTVTAKKSVGKRREGKQSKLEGA, encoded by the coding sequence ATGTGGAACAAACGTCAACCAGGTGCTTCGCTGAGGGCAACCGACTCCCTGATCGGACATGGCGGCACGCTTGAGGGAAAAGTGCATTGCGATACGAACCTGCGGATTGAAGGGAATTTCAGCGGGGAGATTCTATGTGAGGGTACTGTGACGGTTGGTGAGCAAGGCACCGTCCATTCCAGCATTGAGGCGCAGGAGATCATCATCGCCGGCAAGGTCTATGGAGACGTAACCGCCCAGCGGAAGCTGATTCTCACCGGAACGGGACAGCTGCATGGTAACATTGCCGCTGGTTCCCTGAGCATTACGGAAGGCTGCCTGCTGAACGGGGCTGTGGCCATGACCGAACAGCCCGCCCCTGAGACAGCGGGCGGGCTGCATACGGTCACTGCCAAGAAGTCTGTCGGTAAGCGCAGAGAGGGCAAGCAGAGTAAGCTTGAGGGTGCATGA
- a CDS encoding M23 family metallopeptidase — protein sequence MKSQPSQKKITLLVMREAGRPVKQLQMSKPFALALPAAAALSLSSLVTSIHMHASRSIAELEAEAAALSLTNIRMELKVADKDQALQQLRGQVSELSEEAESIKDKLKSVTELEEQLQSLINKETTSSAAGSGSNAAIRTEDVGAKTYSAGTATSAASVKGSQPVVADLPDAGAGTAAAGSYGKVSRLSAGPFIREQPEALSAAVSPAVNFRIRAAATALSLPANPQVGGEYVAVYENDPQRLVEETKDDFEEIHSIMDEMMNSISSTITQAEEAHKTRAEFQAKQAQEKQARLARAVMWPTGSKVITSSFGYRSDPFKGVSAYHSGIDIAGNIGDAVYAALGGVVTSAEQMGARGKYIIIKHDNGLETWYMHLNQMTVTPGERVSKGEQIGMLGSTGRSTGPHLHFQVVKQNKPVNPLNYVKPL from the coding sequence ATGAAGAGTCAGCCAAGTCAGAAAAAGATTACGCTGCTCGTTATGCGTGAGGCCGGACGGCCTGTGAAGCAGCTGCAGATGTCGAAGCCCTTCGCTCTGGCGCTGCCTGCCGCAGCCGCTCTCTCCCTCTCCAGTCTGGTCACCTCCATTCATATGCATGCTTCCCGGTCCATCGCAGAGCTGGAGGCTGAAGCGGCCGCCTTATCGCTGACCAATATCCGCATGGAGCTGAAGGTTGCCGATAAGGATCAGGCATTACAGCAGCTGCGCGGCCAGGTAAGCGAGCTCTCGGAGGAAGCGGAGAGTATTAAAGACAAGCTGAAGAGTGTGACTGAGCTGGAGGAGCAGCTGCAATCGCTGATCAACAAGGAGACCACCTCTTCTGCTGCCGGCAGCGGTTCTAATGCGGCTATCCGTACTGAAGATGTTGGTGCCAAGACTTACAGCGCGGGTACAGCAACTTCCGCAGCTTCCGTCAAAGGCAGCCAGCCGGTAGTGGCCGATTTGCCTGATGCCGGGGCAGGAACCGCAGCCGCCGGAAGCTATGGCAAGGTCAGCCGGTTAAGCGCCGGCCCGTTCATCCGGGAACAGCCGGAAGCTCTCTCTGCCGCTGTATCGCCTGCCGTCAACTTCCGTATCCGGGCTGCTGCTACCGCACTGAGCCTGCCTGCGAATCCGCAGGTCGGCGGTGAATATGTGGCCGTCTACGAGAATGATCCGCAGCGGCTGGTTGAGGAGACAAAGGATGACTTCGAGGAGATCCACAGCATCATGGATGAGATGATGAACAGTATCTCAAGCACGATTACACAGGCCGAGGAGGCACACAAGACAAGAGCGGAGTTTCAGGCCAAACAAGCCCAGGAGAAGCAAGCCCGGCTGGCACGGGCCGTGATGTGGCCTACCGGCTCGAAGGTCATCACCTCCAGCTTCGGCTACCGCTCCGATCCTTTCAAAGGAGTCTCTGCTTATCATTCCGGAATTGATATTGCGGGAAATATCGGAGATGCAGTATACGCGGCACTGGGCGGCGTGGTTACCTCCGCAGAACAAATGGGAGCCCGGGGCAAATATATCATCATCAAGCATGACAATGGACTGGAGACCTGGTACATGCATTTGAACCAGATGACGGTCACCCCCGGTGAGCGGGTCAGCAAAGGGGAGCAGATCGGCATGCTGGGCAGCACCGGGCGCAGCACGGGCCCTCATCTGCATTTTCAGGTCGTGAAGCAGAACAAGCCGGTGAATCCGCTTAATTATGTTAAGCCTTTATAG
- the cls gene encoding cardiolipin synthase produces MRIFAVILCLFIVQLAIITAAEFRRPQRALAWICITFCCPPLGLLFYYFLGRDYWQSRKLGNRCVSLLREIRIHVTGKIHKVKQAEDTGNPGFEHRSELLHLFAGLADSPVTSHNRCEVLSSAQAAYKSMLEVMEGAQEHIHMEFYIFREDGIGRQFQELMIRKVRQGVRVRLLCDGLGSHKLSRGFVNTLKNAGVQVYFFLPPLTALPDRRFNYRNHRKILVVDGLTGFTGGMNIGDDYLGKNPEMGYWRDTHLRLEGDAVYQLQYVFLKDWRLAAGDIISHPRFFPDHSCSGRDAVQIVASGPDAAIDATQEMYFASICAARQRIWLTSPYFIPDPSISRALKNAVLSGVDVRIIIPAKPDNKLVYYATLSYLENLQDAGVKFYRYTKGFMHAKVMIIDSLLATVGSANLDMRSFYSNFELTAVLLRPEIITELAEDFSRDLEQSEFIDPKKFRERGRNVKRIESLCQLLSPLL; encoded by the coding sequence ATGAGGATATTTGCCGTTATCTTATGTCTTTTTATTGTGCAGCTTGCCATTATTACCGCTGCAGAATTTCGCCGTCCGCAGCGGGCGCTTGCCTGGATATGTATCACCTTCTGCTGCCCGCCGCTGGGCCTGCTGTTCTACTATTTCCTGGGACGCGATTACTGGCAGAGCCGGAAGCTTGGCAACCGGTGCGTCTCCCTGCTGCGGGAAATCCGTATTCATGTTACCGGCAAGATTCATAAGGTCAAGCAGGCGGAGGATACCGGCAACCCCGGATTTGAACACCGCTCAGAGCTGCTGCACCTGTTCGCTGGACTGGCGGACAGTCCGGTTACAAGCCACAACCGGTGTGAAGTGCTGTCCAGTGCACAGGCAGCGTATAAGTCCATGCTGGAGGTGATGGAAGGTGCGCAGGAGCACATCCATATGGAATTTTATATTTTCCGGGAGGACGGCATCGGCCGGCAGTTCCAGGAGCTGATGATCCGCAAGGTACGCCAGGGGGTGAGGGTGCGCCTGCTGTGCGATGGACTGGGCAGCCATAAACTAAGCAGGGGCTTTGTGAATACACTGAAGAACGCGGGAGTGCAGGTCTATTTTTTTCTGCCTCCGCTGACTGCACTGCCGGACCGCCGCTTCAACTACCGCAATCACCGGAAGATTCTGGTGGTGGACGGACTGACCGGATTCACCGGAGGCATGAACATAGGCGATGATTACCTGGGCAAAAATCCGGAAATGGGCTACTGGCGGGATACGCATCTGCGCCTTGAAGGGGATGCCGTCTATCAGCTGCAGTATGTGTTTCTCAAGGACTGGCGGCTGGCGGCTGGTGATATTATCAGTCATCCGCGCTTCTTCCCGGATCATAGCTGTAGCGGAAGGGATGCCGTGCAGATTGTCGCCAGCGGCCCGGATGCGGCCATAGATGCCACCCAGGAGATGTATTTCGCTTCTATCTGCGCCGCAAGGCAGCGGATCTGGCTGACCTCGCCGTATTTCATTCCCGACCCTTCGATAAGCAGGGCGCTGAAGAATGCGGTCCTTAGCGGGGTGGATGTCAGGATCATCATCCCGGCGAAACCGGATAATAAGCTGGTCTATTATGCCACGCTGTCGTATCTGGAGAATCTGCAGGACGCCGGTGTGAAATTTTACCGTTATACCAAGGGGTTCATGCATGCCAAGGTCATGATTATTGACAGTCTGCTGGCTACGGTCGGCAGTGCCAATCTGGACATGCGCAGCTTCTATTCCAACTTTGAGCTGACGGCGGTGCTGCTCCGGCCGGAGATTATTACAGAGCTGGCTGAGGACTTCAGCAGAGACCTGGAGCAGAGTGAATTCATTGATCCGAAAAAGTTCCGGGAGCGCGGCCGTAATGTCAAACGCATAGAAAGTCTGTGTCAGCTCTTATCCCCGCTATTATGA